In Euphorbia lathyris chromosome 9, ddEupLath1.1, whole genome shotgun sequence, the following are encoded in one genomic region:
- the LOC136206218 gene encoding protein EXORDIUM-like 7 — MQKPHFLILLSFFLLSFSSIPSTQTKLFNYEGSSDLVDLQYHMGPVLSSPTINLYIIWYGHWNHNHQNTIKDFIFSLSSPSSPYPSVPDWWRTVRLYTDQTGSNITSNILLSGEYHDSKYSHGSYLTRIAIQSVIRTSIYSNSRRTLPLNPRNGLYLVLSSGDVQVQDFCRAVCGFHYFTFPEIVGATVPYAWVGYSGTQCPGQCAYPFAWPKYSGRPPNRGGNLMKPPNGDAGVDGMVSVIAHELAEVASNPLVNAWYAGDDPTSPTEIADLCLGVYGTGAGGGYLGNVNKDNWGNGYNLNGVKGRKFLVQWVWNPVKRRCFGPNALD; from the coding sequence atgcAGAAACCCCATTTCCTCATCTTGCTCTCTTTTTTCCTCCTCTCCTTTTCTTCCATCCCTTCAACACAAACCAAGCTATTCAACTATGAAGGTTCATCAGATTTAGTTGATCTTCAATACCATATGGGTCCTGTTTTATCATCTCCTACAATCAACTTATACATCATCTGGTATGGCCATTGGAACCATAACCACCAAAACACCATCAAAGATTTCATCTTCTCCCTCTCTTCTCCCTCCTCCCCTTACCCCTCAGTTCCAGATTGGTGGCGAACCGTCCGCCTTTACACCGATCAAACAGGCTCAAACATAACCTCAAACATTCTCCTTTCAGGAGAATATCATGATTCAAAATACTCACATGGTTCTTACCTAACCAGGATAGCAATTCAATCTGTAATCAGAACTTCAATCTACTCCAATTCGAGGCGTACTTTACCGCTTAATCCACGCAATGGTTTATACTTAGTCCTGAGTTCAGGTGATGTTCAAGTTCAAGACTTTTGTAGAGCTGTTTGTGGGTTTCATTACTTCACATTTCCAGAGATAGTTGGTGCAACTGTGCCTTATGCTTGGGTTGGATATAGTGGAACTCAATGTCCAGGGCAATGTGCATACCCTTTTGCTTGGCCTAAGTACTCCGGCCGGCCCCCGAACCGAGGGGGGAATCTGATGAAACCACCAAATGGAGATGCCGGTGTAGATGGAATGGTTAGTGTTATAGCTCATGAGTTAGCAGAAGTTGCAAGTAATCCACTTGTTAATGCTTGGTATGCTGGTGATGATCCAACTTCTCCTACTGAGATTGCTGATTTGTGTTTAGGTGTTTATGGGACTGGTGCTGGAGGAGGGTATCTTGGGAATGTCAATAAAGATAATTGGGGAAATGGGTATAATTTGAATGGTGTAAAGGGTAGGAAGTTCTTGGTTCAATGGGTATGGAATCCTGTCAAAAGAAGATGCTTTGGACCTAATGCATTGGATTAA